From one Thermogemmata fonticola genomic stretch:
- a CDS encoding YCF48-related protein: MERMESRYARLESERSGRNRGVREAGAAVWQRGWKRWVILAAIVVWGVCGEGSGRTPVPGAPPPYEDATLYGIYFVDADEGWAVGDEGVIWHSVDGGKSWERQKSGTRASLRGVHFLTPYTGWAVGRREELGVGAVGVILQTRDGGWHWEELGWHQLPPLHGVRFFDERHGVVWGDGSAAFPSGVFITHDGGKSWQGVPETAWPLCRGAAFRPDGTQGLIVGLGGRWGCLEPKSGRVRIGERDTGPSRNWYAAADDGQMPGAGTWYMVGDGGAIRRSQDGGQSWHSLVPDLPKEALAVCDFRACAAFGKHVWVAGRAGRVVLYSPDRGQSWQRQRLEVPLSIHGMYFLTDQIGWLVGEMGVIHGTTDGGKTWKVQRVGGTRAAALSVHARAQQLPLEHVAVWGGGQGYRCAAVVVTRATESSAGIWQQAEEERWRQAWRESGGVALNREWAFPLPLHAQDLTPRQLLAFWDRYQGAPAQDALLRRLVFALRQWQPEVVLADAVDPRGPAGERLILQAIHEAFRRAADPESFPEQWRILGVEPWAARRLYALTLGVDDSVDSSASGSGSVTSPLEATAVHPHVGEAPADMIAEAARHIGRFPWPRRGWTLVAHRRSDVRSGASAGGGADRLTPAVSPSDVWQGIELTAGGAARRPPAAWRASGEITEEQQRLVLVRRRLERLCSPAGPAGVDETSWLAACQRELRQLPEMEAPRWAVLLAERCHHAGEWRKAQALYQWVGEQWPAHPAALAAARWLLRYEVGIETQQQLWPNSGVVPAAASREIPGMTWLHPASNDRRGVDFTAIDWDERSPLFRLHRHLEQELRWTAWGPLQAEDPAIRLSLLAARRHLGRTDQAVQLARRWLPSIPEKASAWAAIDPAHAALAAEVWLVEPRRFLTPPLPIVTARRTETRPLLDGQLEDTCWQHAEAIPLRSYEADQNISERNWQTVARFSWDDQYLYLAVRCAHPVGHRQEPIRPRPRDADVRGRDRVEILLDLDRDGQTAYRFRIDQRGAPAEDCSGDPRWNPKYYLASQAQEHAWVVEWAIPWKELGLERPPRGGVWALQVLRVIPGQTVLQLAPAPGAEISRTPAALLRFLTD; this comes from the coding sequence ATGGAACGAATGGAATCGCGCTATGCACGATTGGAGAGCGAGCGCAGCGGACGGAATCGCGGCGTGAGGGAGGCGGGAGCGGCAGTTTGGCAGAGAGGTTGGAAGCGGTGGGTGATTCTAGCGGCGATTGTTGTCTGGGGAGTGTGTGGCGAGGGGAGCGGTCGAACTCCGGTGCCGGGAGCACCGCCGCCTTACGAAGATGCCACCCTTTACGGCATCTATTTCGTGGATGCCGACGAGGGCTGGGCAGTGGGTGATGAAGGGGTGATCTGGCATTCGGTGGATGGCGGGAAGAGCTGGGAGCGGCAGAAGTCGGGAACGCGGGCGAGCTTGCGGGGTGTGCACTTTTTGACGCCGTACACCGGTTGGGCGGTGGGTCGGCGCGAGGAACTGGGTGTCGGTGCGGTGGGAGTCATCTTGCAGACCCGCGATGGGGGATGGCACTGGGAGGAGCTAGGTTGGCATCAGTTACCACCGTTGCATGGGGTGCGCTTCTTCGATGAGCGGCATGGCGTGGTCTGGGGAGATGGCAGTGCGGCATTTCCCAGCGGGGTCTTCATCACTCACGATGGCGGCAAAAGCTGGCAAGGTGTGCCGGAAACCGCCTGGCCGCTGTGTCGGGGAGCAGCCTTTCGACCTGACGGGACGCAGGGGTTGATCGTCGGCTTGGGCGGGCGATGGGGATGCCTGGAACCGAAGAGCGGGCGAGTCCGGATCGGGGAACGGGACACTGGGCCTTCCCGGAACTGGTATGCCGCCGCGGATGACGGTCAGATGCCGGGGGCGGGAACTTGGTACATGGTGGGGGATGGCGGAGCCATCCGCCGGAGCCAGGACGGCGGGCAGAGCTGGCACAGTTTGGTACCGGACCTGCCGAAAGAGGCTTTAGCCGTCTGTGACTTCCGGGCCTGTGCTGCTTTTGGCAAGCATGTCTGGGTAGCGGGGCGTGCGGGCCGAGTGGTGCTCTACAGCCCCGATCGCGGCCAGAGTTGGCAGCGGCAGCGGCTGGAAGTGCCCCTGAGTATCCACGGGATGTATTTCCTCACGGATCAGATCGGTTGGCTGGTGGGGGAAATGGGAGTCATTCATGGGACGACTGACGGCGGGAAAACCTGGAAGGTCCAGCGTGTGGGGGGAACACGGGCGGCAGCTCTGAGTGTGCACGCTCGCGCCCAGCAGTTGCCCCTGGAACATGTAGCCGTGTGGGGAGGCGGACAGGGCTATCGCTGTGCAGCGGTGGTGGTGACCCGGGCCACGGAATCTTCCGCTGGAATCTGGCAGCAGGCGGAGGAGGAACGCTGGCGGCAAGCCTGGCGGGAGAGCGGCGGCGTGGCTTTGAACCGGGAGTGGGCCTTCCCCTTGCCTCTGCACGCCCAGGACCTGACCCCGCGGCAACTCCTCGCCTTCTGGGACCGCTATCAGGGAGCACCAGCTCAGGACGCGCTATTGCGGCGGCTGGTCTTCGCCCTTCGCCAGTGGCAGCCAGAAGTAGTTCTAGCCGATGCCGTCGACCCCCGTGGTCCCGCCGGAGAGCGTTTGATCCTCCAGGCAATTCACGAGGCCTTTCGCCGAGCAGCCGATCCGGAGTCTTTCCCAGAACAGTGGCGGATTTTGGGTGTGGAACCCTGGGCAGCCCGGCGACTCTACGCCCTGACCCTTGGGGTGGATGACAGCGTGGATTCATCGGCTTCTGGGTCGGGCAGCGTTACCAGCCCTCTGGAAGCGACAGCAGTGCATCCCCACGTAGGCGAGGCCCCGGCGGATATGATCGCAGAGGCCGCTCGGCACATCGGCCGCTTCCCTTGGCCGCGGCGAGGATGGACGCTGGTCGCCCACCGGCGCTCCGACGTGAGGTCAGGAGCATCGGCAGGGGGAGGGGCAGATCGCCTAACTCCGGCAGTTTCCCCCTCGGATGTCTGGCAGGGAATCGAATTGACCGCGGGAGGAGCAGCCCGGCGCCCTCCAGCGGCTTGGCGGGCTTCGGGAGAAATCACCGAGGAACAGCAGCGTCTGGTCCTGGTGCGCCGCCGGTTGGAACGATTGTGCTCTCCCGCGGGTCCGGCTGGGGTGGACGAGACATCCTGGTTGGCCGCATGCCAGCGCGAACTGCGGCAGTTGCCGGAGATGGAGGCGCCGCGCTGGGCCGTGCTGCTGGCGGAGCGCTGTCATCACGCCGGTGAGTGGCGCAAAGCCCAGGCTTTGTACCAATGGGTGGGGGAGCAATGGCCGGCTCATCCTGCAGCTCTGGCGGCCGCCCGCTGGTTATTGCGCTACGAAGTCGGCATAGAAACCCAGCAGCAACTCTGGCCGAATTCCGGCGTCGTACCCGCGGCAGCCTCTCGTGAAATCCCAGGTATGACTTGGCTGCATCCCGCTTCAAACGACCGTCGTGGAGTGGATTTCACTGCGATCGATTGGGACGAGCGCTCGCCGTTGTTTCGCCTCCATCGCCATCTGGAGCAGGAGTTGCGCTGGACAGCTTGGGGACCGCTCCAAGCAGAGGACCCCGCTATCCGCCTCAGTCTTTTGGCAGCTCGAAGACATCTGGGCCGGACGGACCAAGCGGTTCAACTGGCACGCCGCTGGTTGCCTTCGATCCCGGAAAAAGCCTCGGCCTGGGCGGCAATCGACCCGGCCCATGCTGCCCTAGCAGCGGAGGTCTGGCTGGTTGAACCCCGGCGGTTCCTCACACCGCCTCTGCCTATCGTGACTGCCCGGCGGACCGAGACTCGCCCCTTGCTGGACGGCCAACTGGAAGACACTTGCTGGCAGCATGCCGAAGCGATACCGCTTCGTTCGTATGAAGCGGACCAAAATATTTCCGAACGCAACTGGCAGACGGTTGCTCGTTTTTCTTGGGATGATCAGTACCTTTACCTGGCCGTGCGCTGTGCCCATCCAGTTGGCCACCGGCAGGAGCCGATCCGGCCTCGCCCGCGGGATGCAGATGTGCGGGGACGCGATCGGGTCGAAATCCTCCTGGACCTGGACCGGGATGGCCAGACGGCTTACCGCTTCCGCATCGATCAACGCGGTGCCCCCGCCGAAGATTGCTCGGGTGATCCCCGGTGGAACCCCAAATACTATTTGGCCAGTCAAGCTCAGGAACACGCTTGGGTAGTTGAATGGGCTATTCCCTGGAAGGAACTCGGTCTGGAACGCCCGCCGCGGGGAGGAGTGTGGGCCTTACAAGTGCTCCGAGTCATTCCTGGACAGACGGTGTTGCAACTGGCCCCAGCTCCCGGAGCGGAGATTTCCCGGACCCCTGCCGCGCTGCTTCGCTTCCTCACGGATTAG
- a CDS encoding RHS repeat-associated core domain-containing protein, protein MTAVVDDSGEVVERYIYDPFGQATVLDGEWNVRSGGRAYDWHYRHEGGRYDVTSGLYHFRHRDYSPTLGRWTSLDPLSYAAGDVNLYRSLGNDPINSLDPSGLEEVVPYYDVTLALVPAASNPGGLVDRLKGTLNTLQDALNKLKNLNKLTPQQWELVLDLAQLTLDIIGIVEPTPIADGLNMAISIWRWDISGAVLSGLGMFPWFGDL, encoded by the coding sequence GTGACGGCGGTGGTGGATGACAGTGGGGAGGTGGTCGAGCGTTACATCTACGATCCTTTCGGCCAGGCGACGGTGCTGGATGGGGAATGGAATGTTCGGTCCGGTGGCAGAGCCTACGATTGGCACTATCGGCATGAGGGTGGACGGTACGATGTCACCAGTGGTCTGTACCACTTCCGCCACCGCGACTATTCCCCCACCCTCGGCCGCTGGACGAGCCTCGATCCCCTCTCCTACGCCGCCGGAGATGTCAACCTCTACCGCTCCCTCGGCAATGACCCGATCAACTCCCTCGATCCAAGCGGCCTGGAGGAGGTAGTGCCGTACTATGACGTCACGCTTGCCTTGGTACCGGCAGCATCAAACCCAGGTGGGCTGGTCGATCGTCTCAAGGGAACACTCAACACACTCCAGGATGCGCTCAACAAACTCAAAAACCTCAATAAGCTGACACCGCAACAATGGGAACTGGTCCTCGATCTAGCCCAACTGACGCTAGACATCATCGGGATTGTGGAGCCGACGCCGATCGCTGACGGGCTGAACATGGCAATCTCGATTTGGCGGTGGGATATATCAGGGGCGGTGCTCTCAGGGTTGGGGATGTTCCCGTGGTTCGGTGACCTATAG
- a CDS encoding RHS repeat-associated core domain-containing protein: MYVDALILRDRDTNGDGTLDERLWVVQDANYNVTALFDNAGNVVERYIYDPFGQVTVLTASWAVRSASAYAWVHLHQGGRFDATSGLYHFRNRDYSPTLGRWTSLDPLSYAAGDVNLYRSHGNDPINSLDPSGLDEIVIEGNSVYFERRYYVTLWKNGGTYWIGTLIEHEGVRYVQHGQYWVPLDEVEEAIERTFTVAYGGERREDPNKITEWFRKNNVRVSGIVKSLGHHIDGIPQYSDEEKKQVKKALPN; the protein is encoded by the coding sequence GTGTATGTGGATGCCCTGATCCTCCGTGACCGCGACACCAACGGCGACGGCACGCTGGACGAGCGCTTGTGGGTGGTGCAGGATGCCAACTATAATGTCACTGCGCTCTTTGACAACGCGGGTAACGTGGTCGAGCGCTACATCTACGACCCGTTCGGCCAAGTCACGGTGTTGACTGCCAGTTGGGCGGTGCGGTCGGCGAGCGCTTATGCTTGGGTCCACCTGCATCAAGGTGGACGGTTCGACGCCACCAGCGGCCTGTACCACTTCCGGAACCGCGACTACTCGCCGACTTTGGGCCGCTGGACGAGCCTCGATCCCCTCTCCTACGCCGCCGGGGATGTGAACCTCTACCGCTCTCACGGCAATGACCCGATCAACTCCCTCGATCCAAGCGGCCTGGATGAAATCGTTATCGAAGGTAACAGTGTATACTTTGAGCGACGGTACTATGTCACTTTATGGAAGAACGGTGGCACCTACTGGATTGGTACGCTGATTGAACATGAGGGCGTTCGGTATGTTCAGCACGGCCAGTATTGGGTTCCGCTCGATGAAGTAGAAGAGGCAATTGAGCGAACATTCACTGTCGCTTATGGTGGAGAACGGCGGGAAGATCCGAATAAGATAACTGAGTGGTTCCGCAAGAATAATGTTCGAGTTTCAGGAATTGTTAAATCTCTAGGTCACCACATAGACGGTATTCCGCAGTATTCTGATGAAGAAAAGAAGCAGGTTAAAAAGGCTTTGCCCAATTAA